The Triticum dicoccoides isolate Atlit2015 ecotype Zavitan chromosome 6A, WEW_v2.0, whole genome shotgun sequence genome has a window encoding:
- the LOC119317562 gene encoding syntaxin-22-like codes for MSFADLESGALQAPRRGRGADATRALVFQITTAVSSYRRLLNSLGTPKDTPALRDQLQKTSHKVLQLAKDAKEKLTSAAEADKSTGTSADKRVADMKLAKDFAATMEEFRKLQNLAIQREMAYKPVVPQGAQPSYTMNDGRSDFDKMPEQRALLAEPNRLEVLQLDNEIVFNEAIIEERDQAIQDIQQQIGEVHEAFKDLATLVHAQGGVIEEVDSNIENSAAATSEAKKELGKASKTQKSNSSLLCLLMVIFGVVLLIVIIVLAS; via the exons ATGAGCTTCGCGGATCTGGAGTCCGGGGCGCTGCaggcgccccggagggggaggggcGCCGACGCCACGCGCGCGCTCGTCTTCCAGATCACCACCGCGGTGTCCTCCTACCGCCGCCTCCTCAACTCGCTCGGCACGCCCAAGGACACGCCCGCCCTCCGTGATCAGCT GCAGAAGACTAGTCATAAAGTCCTGCAATTGGCGAAGGATGCGAAGGAGAAGCTGACGAGTGCTGCTGAAGCAGACAAGAGCACTGGAACTAGT GCAGACAAGCGGGTAGCTGACATGAAGCTTGCCAAAGATTTTGCTGCGACGATGGAGGAATTCAGGAAACTTCAGAATCTTGCAATTCAGAGGGAGATGGCATATAAGCCGGTTGTTCCCCAGGGTGCTCAGCCAAG CTATACTATGAATGATGGAAGATCTGATTTTGATAAAATGCCTGAACAGCGCGCATTGCTTGCAGAACCAAACAG GTTAGAGGTGTTGCAATTGGATAATGAAATTGTTTTCAATGAGGCTATCATCGAGGAAAGGGACCAGGCGATTCAAGACATCCAACAGCAGATTGGTGAAGTACATGAAGCATTTAAGGATCTTGCTACGCTCGTGCATGCGCAAGGAGGCGTAATAG AGGAAGTCGACAGCAACATTGAAAACTCTGCAGCCGCGACCAGTGAAGCGAAGAAAGAACTCGGCAAAGCGTCCAAGACTCAGAAGTCAAATTCATCCTTG CTTTGCCTGCTTATGGTGATCTTTGGGGTGGTTTTGCTTATCGTGATAATAGTTTTGGCATCTTGA